A genomic window from Salvia miltiorrhiza cultivar Shanhuang (shh) chromosome 5, IMPLAD_Smil_shh, whole genome shotgun sequence includes:
- the LOC130986925 gene encoding amino-acid permease BAT1 homolog, which yields MAYAFSRDGAMPFSEFWHKVNEHEVPLNAVWLSAIIAFCMALTSLGSLVEFQEMVSIATIRLYIAYALPIFFRVTLARKSFRPGPFTLGRYGGGG from the exons ATGGCGTATGCCTTCTCCAGAGACGGCGCCATGCCATTCTCTGAGTTCTGGCATAAGGTCAACGAGCACGAGGTCCCCCTCAACGCGGTCTGGCTCTCAGCGATCATAGCCTTCTGCATGGCTCTAACG TCGCTAGGGAGCTTAGTAGAGTTTCAAGAGATGGTGTCCATAGCTACCATCAGGCTCTACATCGCGTATGCTCTGCCGATCTTCTTCAGAGTGACTCTGGCTCGGAAGTCTTTCAGGCCGGGGCCGTTCACCTTGGGGAGGTACGGGGGTGGTGGTTAG